One genomic segment of Salarias fasciatus chromosome 8, fSalaFa1.1, whole genome shotgun sequence includes these proteins:
- the LOC115393136 gene encoding elongation of very long chain fatty acids protein 6-like, producing the protein MNDSLSYPLEEYDFERRFDERGAMEWMQENWNKSFMFCGLYAAFVFGGQHFMRQRPKLNLRRPLALWSLGLAVFSIIGAVRTGLYMLHVLANSGFRQSVCDNSFYSAPVTKFWAYAFVLSKAPELGDTVFIILRKQRLIFLHWYHHITVLLYSWYSYKDQVAGGGWFMTMNYLVHSLMYTYYAARAAGLRVPRPFAMLITATQILQMAMGLAVLGLVYRWKHEARCPSNMHNIVWGSLMYLSYLVLFASFFYNSYLRGASKDKAAKAE; encoded by the exons ATGAACGACAGCCTCAGTTACCCTCTGGAGGAGTATGACTTCGAGCGGCGCTTCGACGAGAGAGGAGCGATGGAGTGGATGCAGGAGAACTG gaacAAGTCCTTCATGTTCTGCGGTCTGTACGCCGCCTTCGTCTTTGGCGGGCAGCACTTCATGAGGCAGCGGCCCAAGCTGAACCTGCGCCGGCCGCTCGCCCTCTGGTCTCTGGGCCTCGCCGTCTTCAG CATCATCGGCGCCGTCCGGACCGGACTCTACATGCTCCACGTTCTCGCCAACAGCGGCTTCAGGCAGTCCGTGTGCGACAACAGCTTCTACAGTGCCCCCGTCACCAAGTTCTGGGCCTACGCCTTCGTTCTGAGCAAAGCTCCGGAGCTGG gagaCACGGTGTTCATCATCCTGCGGAAGCAGCGCCTCATCTTCCTGCACTGGTACCACCACATCACCGTGCTGCTGTACTCCTGGTACTCCTACAAGGACCAGGTGGCGGGCGGCGGCTGGTTCATGACCATGAACTACCTGGTGCACTCGCTCATGTACACGTACTACGCGGCGCGCGCCGCCGGCCTGCGGGTGCCCCGCCCCTTCGCCATGCTCATCACCGCCACCCAGATCCTGCAGATGGCCATGGGCCTGGCCGTGCTGGGGCTGGTGTACCGCTGGAAGCACGAGGCGCGCTGCCCCTCCAACATGCACAACATCGTGTGGGGCTCGCTCATGTACCTCAGCTACCTGGTGCTCTTCGCCTCCTTCTTCTACAACAGCTACCTCCGGGGAGCCTCCAAGGACAAGGCCGCCAAGGCCGAGTAG